A section of the Rubritalea squalenifaciens DSM 18772 genome encodes:
- a CDS encoding thioredoxin family protein produces MNIIKKLSITLFALLAFSGISLAGDGWMTNIEQALAKAKTSKKPVMVEFTGSDWCPPCIRMHKQVFSKDEFLKKASKGFILVKIDIPNGNKDLRAKNEPVLQKHKVRGVPTVIVFSPEGTELDRFTASSYPDVKSFLAKLKESLKS; encoded by the coding sequence ATGAACATCATCAAGAAACTCAGTATCACTCTATTCGCTCTTCTCGCCTTCAGTGGAATCTCCCTAGCCGGCGATGGATGGATGACCAATATCGAACAAGCTCTTGCCAAGGCCAAGACGAGCAAAAAACCAGTCATGGTAGAGTTCACAGGCTCGGATTGGTGCCCACCATGCATCCGCATGCACAAGCAAGTATTCTCCAAGGACGAATTCCTCAAGAAGGCATCTAAAGGCTTCATTCTCGTAAAAATCGATATTCCAAATGGTAACAAAGATCTCCGCGCCAAAAATGAACCAGTTCTTCAGAAGCACAAAGTACGTGGAGTCCCAACCGTGATCGTCTTCAGCCCTGAAGGCACCGAACTCGATCGCTTTACGGCATCCAGCTATCCGGACGTCAAAAGCTTCCTTGCCAAGCTCAAAGAGAGCCTGAAGTCCTAG